The following coding sequences are from one Humulus lupulus chromosome X, drHumLupu1.1, whole genome shotgun sequence window:
- the LOC133804108 gene encoding cytochrome P450 CYP82D47-like: MSLREFFEFHGTFVVSDAIPYLRWLDLGGYEKAMKKTATELDELAQVWLEEHKRKSVDHNGGVVLNSKKENDFMDVMLSILDDDELGVSSYDADTINKASSLIQHFRP; this comes from the exons ATGTCTTTAAGAGAATTTTTTGAGTTTCATGGGACTTTTGTGGTGTCTGATGCTATTCCGTATCTAAGGTGGTTGGACTTGGGAGGCTATGAGAAAGCAATGAAAAAGACTGCGACAGAGCTTGATGAATTGGCTCAAGTTTGGCTTGAGGAGCATAAGAGAAAAAGTGTTGATCATAATGGTGGAGTAGTACTTAATAGTAAGAAGGAGAATGATTTCATGGATGTGATGCTTTCCATTCTTGATGACGACGAATTGGGAGTTTCCAGCTACGATGCTGATACAATCAACAAAGCTTCATCTCTG ATACAGCACTTTCGACCTTGA